One window of the Carassius auratus strain Wakin chromosome 20, ASM336829v1, whole genome shotgun sequence genome contains the following:
- the LOC113120811 gene encoding leucine-rich alpha-2-glycoprotein-like codes for MYSYYFLILAVLHNCFANTQSVSDPGKCRLVFSSDEVQVICVSVNFKQLPSKDFPGNTTDLSVHSSNLSSITSDDLKIFSHLRRLSLIRNQLHTLPADLLLGLSNLHVLDLTGNKLTALSSQVFHHSPLVELTLSDNRLSDIDADCLPVNSSLQRLDLSSNKFTQLPVAFLQRLNNLESLDFRNNQLEELTPGALTSLPKLEALYLENNRLKSLDVSAFTGNPHLRQMFLSGNRLESLPDGIFLKQDELVFLDLRNNYLQNLTPGTLDGRLYAVLSGNPWHCSSSLGYLWHWLRMNKKRILHDDKITCQTPEHMKGRNITEIAATELGIKD; via the exons ATGTACAGCTATTACTTTCTAATACTTGCTGTGCTACACAACTGCTTTGCTAATACGCAGAGTGTTTCGGACCCAGGAAAATGCAGACTTGTCTTCAGCTCTGATGAGGTCCAAGTCATTTGTGTGTCTGTTAACTTCAAACAGTTACCCAGCAAGGACTTCCCAGGTAACACTACAGACCTCAGCGTACACTCCAGCAATTTAAGCTCCATTACATCTGATGACCTGAAGATCTTTTCCCATCTGAGGCGGCTCAGTTTGATCAGAAACCAGCTGCATACATTACCTGCGGACCTCCTTTTGGGCCTATCTAATCTTCATGTGCTTGACCTTACAG GTAACAAACTGACAGCTTTATCATCGCAAGTGTTTCATCATTCTCCTCTTGTGGAGCTCACACTCTCAGATAACCGGCTCTCTGACATAGATGCTGACTGTCTGCCTGTAAACAGCTCTCTCCAGAGGTTAGATTTGTCATCTAACAAATTTACCCAGCTGCCCGTGGCCTTCCTGCAAAGACTCAACAATCTAGAGAGCTTAGACTTCCGAAATAATCAGCTGGAGGAACTGACTCCTGGAGCTCTGACCTCTCTGCCCAAACTTGAGGCTCTGTACCTGGAAAACAACAGACTGAAGTCCTTAGATGTATCAGCATTCACTGGAAATCCACACCTTCGCCAGATGTTCTTGAGCGGCAACCGTTTGGAGAGCCTGCCTGATGGAATTTTCCTCAAGCAGGACGAACTTGTTTTCCTTGACCTCAGGAACAACTATCTGCAAAACCTGACTCCAGGTACATTGGATGGACGTCTGTATGCTGTGCTGTCTGGTAATCCATGGCACTGCAGCTCTAGTTTGGGATATCTATGGCATTGGCTGcgtatgaataaaaaaagaattttacATGATGATAAAATCACTTGTCAAACACCTGAACACATGAAGGGTAGAAACATCACTGAAATTGCTGCCACAGAGCTTGGCATCAAGGACTAA
- the LOC113120807 gene encoding potassium voltage-gated channel subfamily F member 1 isoform X1, whose amino-acid sequence MTLHPSHHACSIPTHTHTHLISVHVTRLYSCCAFGFILLYTRTSCSCSRKLFRTFFTGFDPNIFDMWEFPRTRYADSNGSGASEETEIAVNIGGVKHILHGDVLNRYPETRLAELVNRATDSTHEDLCTLCDDYDDLKREFYFDRDPEAFKCILELYYYGEIHIKRGICPMRFMREMDYWEIDEEYLDECCISSLNEVQTELAEIAEKVKTILDDLEDDVRVTRGQKCQAFLWKLMEKPESSLASRIIAVVSFALILLSSVVMCVGTIPELQVQDAQGNLVEHPTLESIETACIIWFTVEYILRFLSSSNQLRFVFSFMNIIDFLAIMPFYVVLILTHLGTAIMELANVQQAVQALRIMRIARIFKLARHSAGLQTLTFALKSSLKELGLLLMYMSVGIFLFSALGYTLEQNHPETMFTSIPQSFWWAIITMTTVGYGDIYPKTTLGRCNAAVSFLCGVIAIALPIHPIINNFVIVYSKQRVLETAAKHEIELMALRAKEEAQECPEAGRTASAGSSSVWDSAAVSATKSDTHIPLLGDQTNVSKGPPAHKFSNNYSTE is encoded by the exons TTCACAGGTTTTGATCCAAACATAT TTGACATGTGGGAGTTCCCGAGGACTCGTTACGCGGACAGTAACGGCTCCGGGGCGAGTGAGGAGACGGAGATTGCTGTGAATATCGGTGGTGTCAAGCACATTCTCCACGGGGACGTGCTGAACCGATATCCCGAGACGCGTTTGGCGGAGCTGGTGAACCGAGCAACGGATTCCACACATGAAGATCTCTGCACACTCTGTGATGACTATGACGACTTAAAGCGAGAGTTTTACTTCGATAGAGACCCAGAGGCCTTCAAATGCATCCTAGAACTATATTACTACGGAGAGATTCATATAAAGCGAGGAATCTGTCCCATGCGCTTCATGAGAGAGATGGACTATTGGGAGATAGACGAGGAGTATCTAGATGAATGCTGTATAAGCAGTTTAAATGAGGTGCAAACCGAGCTGGCAGAAATAGCAGAGAAGGTCAAGACCATCCTGGACGACCTGGAGGATGATGTGAGGGTCACTAGAGGTCAGAAGTGTCAAGCGTTCCTGTGGAAACTCATGGAGAAACCAGAGTCATCTTTAGCCTCGCGCATAATCGCAGTGGTGTCGTTCGCGTTGATCCTGCTCTCTTCTGTGGTCATGTGCGTGGGAACCATCCCGGAGCTGCAAGTGCAAGATGCCCAGGGTAACCTCGTGGAACACCCGACCCTTGAGTCCATCGAGACGGCTTGCATCATCTGGTTCACAGTGGAATACATTTTGCGTTTCCTGTCCTCTTCGAACCAGTTGCGCTTTGTGTTTTCCTTCATGAATATAATAGACTTTCTAGCAATCATGCCGTTCTACGTGGTGTTGATTCTTACGCATTTGGGCACTGCTATCATGGAGCTCGCCAATGTCCAGCAGGCAGTGCAGGCGTTGCGCATCATGCGCATTGCGCGCATTTTCAAACTCGCGCGCCACTCAGCAGGTCTGCAAACGCTTACATTCGCACTCAAAAGCAGCTTGAAAGAGCTGGGTCTGTTACTGATGTACATGAGCGTGGGGATTTTCCTGTTTTCCGCGCTGGGGTATACATTGGAGCAGAACCACCCGGAGACCATGTTCACCAGCATCCCCCAGTCCTTCTGGTGGGCTATCATTACCATGACCACTGTGGGTTATGGAGACATCTATCCTAAAACAACACTGGGCAGGTGTAACGCGGCTGTCAGTTTTCTATGTGGTGTAATAGCTATAGCGTTGCCAATCCACCCGATTATAAACAACTTCGTCATTGTTTACAGTAAGCAACGAGTGCTAGAAACCGCTGCCAAACATGAGATCGAACTCATGGCGTTACGCGCGAAGGAGGAAGCGCAGGAGTGTCCGGAGGCTGGAAGAACAGCTTCGGCTGGCAGCAGCTCGGTGTGGGATAGCGCTGCTGTGAGCGCGACCAAGAGTGACACACACATCCCGTTACTTGGTGATCAGACAAATGTGTCCAAAGGCCCACCTGCCCACAAATTCTCGAATAACTACAGTACAGAGTGA
- the LOC113120807 gene encoding potassium voltage-gated channel subfamily F member 1 isoform X2 has product MWEFPRTRYADSNGSGASEETEIAVNIGGVKHILHGDVLNRYPETRLAELVNRATDSTHEDLCTLCDDYDDLKREFYFDRDPEAFKCILELYYYGEIHIKRGICPMRFMREMDYWEIDEEYLDECCISSLNEVQTELAEIAEKVKTILDDLEDDVRVTRGQKCQAFLWKLMEKPESSLASRIIAVVSFALILLSSVVMCVGTIPELQVQDAQGNLVEHPTLESIETACIIWFTVEYILRFLSSSNQLRFVFSFMNIIDFLAIMPFYVVLILTHLGTAIMELANVQQAVQALRIMRIARIFKLARHSAGLQTLTFALKSSLKELGLLLMYMSVGIFLFSALGYTLEQNHPETMFTSIPQSFWWAIITMTTVGYGDIYPKTTLGRCNAAVSFLCGVIAIALPIHPIINNFVIVYSKQRVLETAAKHEIELMALRAKEEAQECPEAGRTASAGSSSVWDSAAVSATKSDTHIPLLGDQTNVSKGPPAHKFSNNYSTE; this is encoded by the coding sequence ATGTGGGAGTTCCCGAGGACTCGTTACGCGGACAGTAACGGCTCCGGGGCGAGTGAGGAGACGGAGATTGCTGTGAATATCGGTGGTGTCAAGCACATTCTCCACGGGGACGTGCTGAACCGATATCCCGAGACGCGTTTGGCGGAGCTGGTGAACCGAGCAACGGATTCCACACATGAAGATCTCTGCACACTCTGTGATGACTATGACGACTTAAAGCGAGAGTTTTACTTCGATAGAGACCCAGAGGCCTTCAAATGCATCCTAGAACTATATTACTACGGAGAGATTCATATAAAGCGAGGAATCTGTCCCATGCGCTTCATGAGAGAGATGGACTATTGGGAGATAGACGAGGAGTATCTAGATGAATGCTGTATAAGCAGTTTAAATGAGGTGCAAACCGAGCTGGCAGAAATAGCAGAGAAGGTCAAGACCATCCTGGACGACCTGGAGGATGATGTGAGGGTCACTAGAGGTCAGAAGTGTCAAGCGTTCCTGTGGAAACTCATGGAGAAACCAGAGTCATCTTTAGCCTCGCGCATAATCGCAGTGGTGTCGTTCGCGTTGATCCTGCTCTCTTCTGTGGTCATGTGCGTGGGAACCATCCCGGAGCTGCAAGTGCAAGATGCCCAGGGTAACCTCGTGGAACACCCGACCCTTGAGTCCATCGAGACGGCTTGCATCATCTGGTTCACAGTGGAATACATTTTGCGTTTCCTGTCCTCTTCGAACCAGTTGCGCTTTGTGTTTTCCTTCATGAATATAATAGACTTTCTAGCAATCATGCCGTTCTACGTGGTGTTGATTCTTACGCATTTGGGCACTGCTATCATGGAGCTCGCCAATGTCCAGCAGGCAGTGCAGGCGTTGCGCATCATGCGCATTGCGCGCATTTTCAAACTCGCGCGCCACTCAGCAGGTCTGCAAACGCTTACATTCGCACTCAAAAGCAGCTTGAAAGAGCTGGGTCTGTTACTGATGTACATGAGCGTGGGGATTTTCCTGTTTTCCGCGCTGGGGTATACATTGGAGCAGAACCACCCGGAGACCATGTTCACCAGCATCCCCCAGTCCTTCTGGTGGGCTATCATTACCATGACCACTGTGGGTTATGGAGACATCTATCCTAAAACAACACTGGGCAGGTGTAACGCGGCTGTCAGTTTTCTATGTGGTGTAATAGCTATAGCGTTGCCAATCCACCCGATTATAAACAACTTCGTCATTGTTTACAGTAAGCAACGAGTGCTAGAAACCGCTGCCAAACATGAGATCGAACTCATGGCGTTACGCGCGAAGGAGGAAGCGCAGGAGTGTCCGGAGGCTGGAAGAACAGCTTCGGCTGGCAGCAGCTCGGTGTGGGATAGCGCTGCTGTGAGCGCGACCAAGAGTGACACACACATCCCGTTACTTGGTGATCAGACAAATGTGTCCAAAGGCCCACCTGCCCACAAATTCTCGAATAACTACAGTACAGAGTGA